In the Desulfitobacterium hafniense DCB-2 genome, AGATTGAGTGAACCATTATAGAGCTTATGCAAAAAGGATTGATTGGCATAGCGTTTATATTCCTCTTCACTGACACCAGGCGAATAGAGATAGGATTTACCATCGATTTTGACGGCGCTGACCGCCTCTTTGGAGACCAGCCGGGTAATCAGGGTATGGATGGTCTTGGGTTTCCAGTCCGATACTTCCGCTAATCTTTCTATGATCTGGGCACTGGTGCAGCTCTTTAATTCCCATAGTATTTTCATGACTTCCAGTTCCGCTTCAGAGATTTGGGGGATTGTCTTCAAGATAGGCACCTCCAACGCTGTATTCCAAAATAGATTACCACTACATCACGGTAT is a window encoding:
- a CDS encoding BlaI/MecI/CopY family transcriptional regulator — encoded protein: MKTIPQISEAELEVMKILWELKSCTSAQIIERLAEVSDWKPKTIHTLITRLVSKEAVSAVKIDGKSYLYSPGVSEEEYKRYANQSFLHKLYNGSLNLMLASFIKEQHLSKSEIEELKKMLDEEM